The Hymenobacter sp. DG01 genome has a segment encoding these proteins:
- a CDS encoding aminotransferase class V-fold PLP-dependent enzyme — translation MYTFNPGPSQVYPQVRQYLQDAFDEGWLSAQHRGERFVQLMRQTVQELKNKLNVPQDYTVFFMSSATECWEVLAQSLTPTKSFHLYNGAFGEKWYEYAKALRPATTGIQFGPDETPDVHRLPGLDEQTDLVCITQNETSNATQLRDGVVLNIYNRLPGNALLAVDATSSLAGIQLKYIKADIWYASVQKCFGLPAGLSVMLLSPRAVERLRKINERSHYNSLTAQYEKMLNYQTTHTPNVLGIYLLSRVMADRAPIKAIHQHLQERATKLYDYFDQATQLSPLITNPEARSTTVIGLQGAPALIDEVKRRALAQGLQLGSGYGSWKPTSLRIANFPAIPDAAFEQLVQFFAREFA, via the coding sequence ATGTATACATTCAACCCTGGCCCTTCGCAAGTGTACCCGCAGGTGCGCCAATACTTGCAGGATGCGTTTGATGAGGGCTGGCTCTCGGCCCAGCACCGCGGCGAGCGATTTGTGCAGCTAATGCGCCAGACGGTGCAGGAGCTGAAAAATAAGCTCAACGTTCCGCAGGATTACACCGTGTTCTTTATGAGCTCGGCCACGGAGTGCTGGGAGGTGCTGGCCCAGAGCCTTACCCCTACCAAGAGCTTCCACCTCTACAACGGGGCTTTTGGCGAAAAATGGTACGAGTACGCCAAAGCCCTGCGTCCCGCTACTACCGGCATCCAGTTCGGGCCCGACGAAACGCCGGATGTGCACCGCCTGCCGGGCCTCGATGAGCAAACCGACCTGGTATGCATCACCCAGAACGAAACCAGCAACGCCACCCAGCTCCGCGACGGCGTGGTGCTAAACATATACAACCGCCTGCCCGGCAACGCCCTGCTGGCCGTTGATGCTACCTCTTCACTGGCCGGCATTCAGCTCAAGTACATCAAGGCCGATATCTGGTATGCTTCGGTGCAGAAGTGCTTCGGGCTGCCGGCGGGGCTTTCGGTGATGCTGCTCTCACCCCGGGCCGTGGAGCGCCTGCGCAAAATCAATGAGCGCAGCCACTACAACTCGCTCACGGCTCAGTACGAGAAAATGCTCAACTACCAGACCACCCACACCCCCAACGTGCTGGGCATCTACCTGCTGAGCCGCGTCATGGCCGACCGGGCGCCCATCAAAGCCATTCATCAGCATCTGCAGGAGCGCGCCACCAAGCTCTACGATTACTTCGACCAGGCCACCCAGCTTTCCCCGCTTATCACCAACCCCGAGGCCCGCTCCACCACGGTCATTGGCTTGCAGGGGGCGCCGGCTTTGATAGACGAGGTGAAGCGGCGGGCCCTGGCCCAAGGCCTGCAGCTGGGCAGCGGCTACGGCAGCTGGAAGCCTACCAGCCTGCGCATCGCCAACTTCCCCGCCATCCCCGACGCAGCCTTCGAGCAGCTGGTG